In Sphaerospermopsis torques-reginae ITEP-024, the genomic window CAATTTATTTCTGAAGCCTTCATGCGAATTTTTAGCCCTACAGATGACGCTTATCCTGTCACTGGTTTTCAACCTTTTACCGGCGTTCCCTATAAGAGACGTAAAGCTGCATCTTGGTAGATTTTTCTCAGGAGTCAGGATATTAAGGAGTCAGGAGTCAGGAGTTCAGGATTTGAGGATTTCAGGAGAAAAAACTAATTTTTCTTACCTCTGTCACCTGTCCCCTGTTCCCTGTTCCCTGTTCCCTGTTCCCTATTACCTATTACCTAT contains:
- a CDS encoding nicotinate phosphoribosyltransferase, with product MFISRMLASMTQFISEAFMRIFSPTDDAYPVTGFQPFTGVPYKRRKAASW